A single region of the Parasphingorhabdus litoris DSM 22379 genome encodes:
- a CDS encoding glutathione S-transferase family protein, with protein sequence MSYTLITANRNYSSWSLRPWILMKALEIPFGDEIVYFEEENYERFRAFAPNAQVPCLKDDDRTIWDSLAIIEYLAERHEGVWPEDEKARTWARCATAEMHGGFAPLRNICPMNVGIRAKLHEIETPLLRNLDRIGELFAEGLDSFGGPWLAGDKFSAVDAFYAPVAYRVRSFDLDIGPKGRAWVDHIIAHPAMQAWEQEAVAEPHREISHEEEIAAVATVTEDFRTPL encoded by the coding sequence ATGAGTTACACACTGATCACCGCGAACCGGAATTATTCGAGCTGGTCGCTGCGCCCCTGGATATTGATGAAGGCGCTCGAAATCCCGTTTGGGGATGAGATTGTTTACTTCGAAGAAGAAAATTACGAGCGGTTTCGGGCTTTTGCGCCTAATGCCCAAGTGCCGTGCTTGAAGGATGATGACCGCACGATTTGGGATTCGCTGGCGATAATCGAATATCTCGCCGAGCGGCATGAAGGTGTCTGGCCAGAAGATGAAAAAGCCCGGACTTGGGCGCGTTGTGCCACAGCGGAAATGCACGGCGGTTTCGCGCCGCTGCGCAACATCTGCCCGATGAACGTTGGAATCCGTGCCAAACTGCATGAAATCGAGACACCGCTACTGCGCAATTTGGACCGGATTGGGGAGCTATTCGCCGAAGGTTTGGACAGCTTTGGCGGGCCTTGGCTGGCTGGCGACAAGTTTAGCGCCGTCGATGCCTTTTACGCCCCGGTGGCCTATCGCGTGCGGTCATTTGATCTCGATATCGGACCGAAGGGCCGGGCTTGGGTGGATCACATCATCGCCCATCCGGCTATGCAGGCCTGGGAGCAAGAAGCGGTTGCGGAGCCACACCGCGAAATCAGTCACGAAGAAGAGATTGCCGCTGTGGCAACAGTGACGGAAGATTTCCGGACACCACTTTGA
- a CDS encoding SulP family inorganic anion transporter, with protein MAIHSDFKRDWLSNPKTEFLAGLVVALALIPEAIGFAIIAGVDPRVGLYASFSIAVIISMIGGRPGMISAATAAVAVLVVPLVRDHGVEYLFAATILMGIFQAIAALLRLDLLMRFVSRSVITGFVNALAILIFMAQLPQLTGEAFTWQTYAMVAAGLAIIYGLPKLTSWVPSPLAAIIVLAAVSMYFRVDVSTVGDMGELPDSLPWIHIPQIPITWETLQIIAPYSLAMAAVGLLESLLTASIVDDMTETRSDKKRETYGQGIANFVTGFIGGMGGCAMIGQSVINIKSGGRRRLSTFVAGVMLLVLIVGLGPLVAQIPMPALVAVMIFVSISTFRWKSFTEITHHPWPSNVVMIATVVMVVATHDLSIGVLTGVLLSGIFFAWKVRQLVTIQDFVEVTTHRYVFGGQIFFGSVDMLYEAMEFNEEGIDTVVIDVHDAHFWDISATGMLDKIVERLQNEGKTVELIGLNEASATLVEKYSDNDRPFESLGVVGH; from the coding sequence ATGGCAATACACAGCGACTTTAAACGCGACTGGCTTTCCAATCCGAAAACCGAATTTTTGGCCGGTTTGGTGGTGGCGCTTGCCCTGATCCCGGAAGCTATTGGTTTTGCGATAATCGCCGGTGTTGACCCACGTGTGGGGCTCTACGCCAGTTTCTCGATCGCCGTAATTATCTCGATGATTGGCGGCCGACCAGGGATGATTAGCGCTGCGACTGCGGCTGTGGCCGTGTTGGTGGTGCCGCTGGTGCGCGATCATGGTGTCGAATATCTATTCGCTGCGACAATATTAATGGGCATTTTCCAGGCGATAGCGGCGTTGCTGCGCCTGGACTTGTTGATGCGCTTTGTCTCACGATCGGTGATTACCGGCTTCGTCAACGCGCTCGCGATTCTGATCTTCATGGCGCAATTGCCGCAACTGACTGGTGAAGCGTTTACGTGGCAAACCTATGCGATGGTCGCTGCAGGTCTTGCCATCATCTATGGCTTGCCAAAACTGACCAGTTGGGTGCCGTCGCCATTGGCCGCAATTATCGTGCTGGCAGCAGTCAGCATGTATTTCAGGGTCGATGTATCAACGGTTGGCGATATGGGTGAATTGCCGGACAGCTTGCCGTGGATTCACATTCCGCAAATTCCGATCACATGGGAAACGCTCCAGATTATTGCGCCCTATTCCTTGGCGATGGCGGCGGTTGGCTTGTTGGAATCCCTGCTTACCGCTTCAATCGTCGATGACATGACGGAAACCCGCAGTGACAAGAAGCGTGAAACCTATGGTCAGGGCATTGCCAATTTCGTGACCGGTTTTATCGGCGGCATGGGCGGCTGCGCAATGATCGGCCAGTCGGTGATCAATATTAAATCAGGCGGTCGGCGGCGGCTTTCGACCTTTGTCGCGGGCGTGATGCTGTTGGTGCTGATTGTCGGTCTTGGACCGCTTGTGGCGCAAATCCCGATGCCTGCTTTGGTCGCGGTGATGATCTTTGTGTCGATCAGTACTTTCCGCTGGAAAAGTTTCACCGAGATTACCCATCACCCTTGGCCTTCCAATGTGGTGATGATTGCCACTGTTGTGATGGTTGTTGCGACCCATGACCTGTCCATCGGTGTGCTGACCGGTGTCTTGCTCTCCGGTATCTTCTTCGCCTGGAAAGTGCGTCAGCTTGTTACCATTCAGGATTTTGTCGAAGTCACAACGCACCGTTATGTCTTTGGCGGCCAGATATTCTTCGGCTCTGTCGATATGCTTTATGAAGCGATGGAGTTTAACGAAGAAGGCATTGATACAGTGGTTATCGATGTCCATGACGCACATTTCTGGGACATCTCGGCAACCGGCATGCTCGACAAGATTGTCGAACGTCTGCAAAATGAAGGCAAGACGGTTGAGCTCATTGGTCTGAATGAAGCCAGTGCGACGTTGGTCGAGAAATACAGCGACAATGACAGGCCGTTTGAGAGCCTGGGAGTCGTGGGGCACTAA
- a CDS encoding glutathione S-transferase family protein, giving the protein MITLHHLEYSRSTRIIWLLEELGLEYEMVRHQRHPETMRAQADLAAVHPLAKAPTVIIDGHLMMESGAVIEYILEQYGDGKLAPEPGSKDRAEYLEWLHFAEGTLANPVIVQMLAPRFGGLGEGYVPFVEGEVVKLLDYVEHHLDNREYLVGESFTGADINIMYVVELAMAAGMLANRPAMMDYGKRMMARAGYKKAIELGGPVVPTLAG; this is encoded by the coding sequence ATGATCACATTACACCATCTGGAATATAGCCGTTCAACCCGTATCATCTGGCTGCTGGAAGAACTGGGGCTGGAATATGAAATGGTGCGACATCAACGCCATCCTGAGACCATGCGTGCGCAGGCCGATCTGGCCGCCGTCCATCCGTTGGCCAAAGCACCGACAGTGATTATCGATGGTCACCTGATGATGGAATCCGGGGCGGTGATTGAATATATTCTGGAGCAATATGGCGACGGCAAGCTGGCGCCTGAGCCGGGATCCAAAGATCGAGCGGAATATCTCGAATGGCTGCATTTCGCCGAGGGTACTTTAGCCAACCCGGTAATTGTACAAATGCTTGCGCCGCGCTTTGGCGGGCTCGGTGAAGGCTATGTGCCATTTGTCGAGGGCGAGGTCGTGAAGCTGCTCGACTATGTGGAGCATCATCTCGACAATCGGGAATATCTCGTTGGAGAGAGCTTTACTGGAGCAGATATCAACATCATGTATGTCGTTGAGCTAGCCATGGCCGCTGGAATGCTCGCCAATCGTCCGGCCATGATGGATTATGGCAAGCGGATGATGGCGCGCGCCGGATATAAAAAGGCCATTGAACTGGGCGGACCAGTTGTACCTACGCTCGCAGGCTAG